A stretch of the Glutamicibacter sp. JL.03c genome encodes the following:
- the helR gene encoding RNA polymerase recycling motor ATPase HelR, translated as MSNANYFATEQQNPAPEISADIAQDQQRLREVAARVEQLRSETLKRIASRGRDHAGKLQQSLERDVELNEMASRLRQLDRMGPYACLGFMENASTGERHYIGRIGLSDDRGKQLMLDWRAPAAEPFFAATHENSYGLAMRRRYRWRRQHITDYWDEVFDSSLLASHARLDDHSSFLASLGSQRSSKMQDVLSTIQTDQDAIIRSSSQGALVVDGGPGTGKTVVALHRAAYLLHADPRLRGQGGRVLVVSPHEAYSGYVSDVLPNLGENEVLISTLSNIVSIGEDLPADQDPEVRRIKASTAMLKTIERAITVFQEPPATDQVVELAEGRVIISAQLWRNAVDMIEHQMPHNEARMALRGALIDLLLPEQDSTPGTDALFRAELERSTSLDGILDEYWPVLDPVNLFRALLGNDALLRYSAQELTNEEISRLLANPASDCFTTADYPLIDLARFLIGDPHNEAKQREVRSRRLAERNRWKNVIDDLIASADDKEDLSSQLMHQDLQEQLLSQGMESPERSISFDGPFSHVIIDEAQDLTDAQWAMIQRRCPSGSLTIVGDRAQAAEGFARSWEERLGDIGIRNITVAPLQVNYRSTAQIMEAAAQQILPHMPEANVPRSLRSDGAPVRYARPADLGSILEQWLSENSEGTAVVIGAPGFAAPDRASSLSPEHAKGLEFDLVLVNLPESFGTGLRGAVRRYVAMTRATTQLVVLTEQ; from the coding sequence ATGTCGAATGCCAATTACTTCGCAACCGAACAGCAAAACCCAGCTCCAGAGATCTCCGCTGACATCGCGCAGGACCAGCAAAGGTTGCGTGAAGTCGCCGCACGCGTCGAGCAATTGCGCTCGGAAACCCTGAAGCGCATTGCATCACGCGGACGAGATCACGCCGGCAAACTCCAGCAATCGCTGGAACGCGACGTTGAACTGAACGAAATGGCCTCGCGTTTGCGCCAGCTAGACCGGATGGGGCCATACGCATGCCTGGGATTCATGGAGAACGCATCCACCGGCGAGCGCCACTACATCGGCCGAATCGGGTTGAGCGATGACCGGGGCAAGCAGCTCATGCTCGACTGGCGCGCCCCTGCGGCAGAACCATTCTTCGCCGCAACCCACGAAAACAGCTACGGGCTGGCTATGCGCCGACGCTACCGGTGGCGCCGTCAGCACATCACCGACTACTGGGACGAGGTCTTTGATTCGTCGCTACTGGCCTCGCATGCCCGCTTGGATGACCATTCCTCATTCCTCGCGTCTCTTGGCAGCCAGCGCTCATCCAAGATGCAGGATGTGCTCTCAACGATCCAGACGGATCAGGATGCGATTATCCGCAGCAGTTCACAGGGCGCCCTCGTGGTTGACGGCGGACCCGGAACCGGCAAGACAGTGGTCGCGCTGCACCGTGCTGCCTATTTGCTCCATGCAGATCCGAGGCTGCGCGGCCAGGGCGGTCGCGTGCTGGTAGTGAGCCCGCACGAGGCTTACTCCGGGTACGTCTCGGACGTTCTTCCCAACCTGGGTGAGAACGAAGTGCTCATTTCGACGCTTTCGAACATAGTTTCGATAGGTGAAGATTTGCCGGCTGACCAGGATCCTGAAGTACGACGGATCAAAGCCAGCACAGCGATGCTCAAGACGATCGAACGGGCTATCACGGTATTCCAAGAGCCCCCAGCAACGGACCAAGTCGTTGAACTCGCCGAGGGTCGTGTAATCATTTCGGCGCAATTGTGGCGCAATGCCGTGGACATGATTGAACACCAGATGCCGCACAACGAAGCACGCATGGCGCTGCGCGGGGCCCTCATTGATCTACTGCTCCCCGAGCAGGACAGCACTCCCGGCACCGATGCATTGTTCCGTGCCGAGCTGGAACGCAGCACCTCGCTGGACGGCATCCTGGACGAGTATTGGCCCGTCCTGGATCCTGTCAATCTCTTCCGGGCACTGCTGGGCAACGATGCGCTGTTGCGCTACAGTGCCCAAGAACTCACCAATGAAGAAATCAGCCGTCTCTTGGCGAACCCTGCCAGCGATTGCTTCACCACAGCCGATTACCCGTTGATAGACCTGGCCCGCTTCCTCATCGGCGACCCGCACAACGAAGCCAAGCAACGCGAGGTACGATCGCGCAGGCTTGCCGAGCGCAACAGGTGGAAGAATGTCATTGACGACTTGATTGCTTCGGCTGACGACAAGGAGGACCTGTCCTCTCAGCTCATGCACCAGGACCTGCAAGAACAGCTCCTGAGCCAAGGCATGGAAAGCCCGGAGAGATCAATCAGCTTCGACGGCCCGTTTTCTCACGTCATTATCGATGAGGCCCAGGACCTGACCGACGCCCAATGGGCCATGATCCAGCGACGCTGCCCCTCCGGAAGCCTGACGATTGTCGGCGATAGGGCCCAGGCGGCGGAAGGGTTCGCCAGGAGCTGGGAAGAACGCCTGGGCGATATCGGGATCCGGAACATCACCGTCGCTCCCCTGCAGGTCAACTACCGCAGCACCGCGCAAATCATGGAGGCGGCCGCACAGCAGATCCTGCCGCATATGCCCGAGGCCAACGTTCCACGTTCACTGCGTTCGGACGGCGCTCCTGTGCGGTACGCGCGTCCGGCTGACCTCGGATCGATCTTGGAGCAATGGTTGTCCGAGAACAGCGAAGGCACCGCGGTGGTGATCGGCGCTCCAGGATTCGCTGCACCTGACCGGGCAAGCTCGTTGTCACCAGAGCATGCCAAGGGCTTGGAATTCGATTTGGTACTCGTCAACTTGCCCGAGAGTTTTGGCACCGGATTAAGGGGAGCTGTCCGCAGATACGTGGCCATGACTCGAGCAACAACTCAATTGGTGGTGCTCACCGAACAGTAG
- a CDS encoding sensor histidine kinase, which translates to MSTTQHHSAHSQNQQHALASPRVLRWGQHLVTAILLAIALLRQVSAQDNALAAVSISALFAAWYIAGFVSHPANKIHAEPMWWLAVLLLIWIAALFVSAEFMWLAFSLWLLLGHQLPFLSSILWSVVVYALTLLAPYLHHGHLSIAAVAGPLVGGLFAWGISRGYLQMERDAQERTSLVDSLMRAQQETTALQEELARSQHEAGIAAERSRLAREIHDTIAQQLSSIGLLAKAASAANEPIRTLDTLERIDQLSGQSLNDLRRIIAALAPAELDSKALAGALSRILDDFSTDSGVGTNIDIEPGLPLLDPSLQIALLRTAQSALSNVRRHAQATTVALSLSYSDDEIRLDIVDDGRGFTPPAGRLQHNTPVGGFGLTAMNRRLNELGGGLDVESAPGEGTALCAHLPLRIAKDN; encoded by the coding sequence ATGAGCACGACGCAGCATCACTCAGCGCATTCCCAAAACCAGCAGCATGCCTTGGCCTCGCCAAGGGTGCTGCGCTGGGGACAACACCTGGTGACAGCGATCCTGCTGGCCATTGCGCTGCTGCGACAAGTATCTGCGCAAGACAATGCCCTTGCGGCAGTCTCCATTTCAGCGCTTTTCGCCGCCTGGTACATCGCAGGATTCGTTTCCCACCCAGCGAACAAGATCCACGCCGAACCCATGTGGTGGCTGGCGGTCCTGTTGCTCATCTGGATAGCCGCCCTCTTTGTCTCGGCCGAGTTCATGTGGCTGGCCTTCAGCCTCTGGCTGCTCTTGGGACACCAGCTGCCTTTCCTGTCCTCCATCTTGTGGTCTGTCGTCGTATACGCCTTGACCCTGTTAGCTCCCTATTTGCACCATGGTCACCTCAGCATCGCCGCTGTCGCGGGCCCACTGGTTGGCGGCCTCTTTGCCTGGGGCATTTCACGTGGCTACTTGCAGATGGAACGTGACGCCCAAGAACGTACTTCACTGGTCGATTCGTTGATGCGCGCGCAGCAGGAAACAACAGCCCTCCAAGAAGAACTCGCTCGCTCCCAGCATGAAGCAGGTATCGCGGCCGAACGCTCGAGGTTGGCCAGGGAAATCCACGACACCATCGCCCAACAGTTATCGTCAATCGGCCTACTCGCCAAAGCCGCCAGCGCAGCCAATGAACCGATAAGGACGCTCGACACCCTCGAACGCATCGACCAGTTATCCGGGCAGTCTTTGAATGATCTGCGAAGGATCATCGCCGCCTTGGCCCCAGCAGAACTCGATTCCAAGGCGCTCGCCGGTGCCCTTTCACGTATCCTTGATGACTTTTCAACTGATTCAGGTGTGGGAACAAATATCGATATAGAGCCCGGCCTGCCGCTACTGGATCCAAGTTTGCAGATAGCCTTGCTTCGCACCGCGCAGTCTGCACTGTCCAATGTCCGGCGCCACGCCCAGGCAACCACGGTTGCGCTGAGCTTGAGCTACAGTGACGATGAGATTCGCCTAGACATCGTGGATGATGGGCGCGGTTTCACCCCGCCTGCAGGCCGGCTGCAACACAATACTCCGGTAGGCGGTTTTGGGCTGACAGCGATGAACCGACGCCTCAATGAGCTTGGCGGCGGACTGGATGTAGAAAGCGCGCCTGGAGAAGGAACCGCACTCTGCGCCCACCTTCCACTGCGCATTGCAAAGGACAATTGA
- a CDS encoding response regulator: MIKILLVDDHPIVRTGLRALFDNYENIHVAGEVSTGEEAVDFVMANDVDVVLCDLRLGAGMNGAQTTAVIRKLPKAPQVLILTTFDKDAEILACIEAGACGYLLKDVSAQTIVESLRQAADGHLVLAPEMTLRVVEGMRRPKVELTARERDVLAQLATGAANKQIAKTLFVSEATVKTHLVHIFDKLQATTRTDALNKARDHGLL; this comes from the coding sequence ATGATCAAGATCCTGCTGGTTGATGACCACCCGATTGTCCGCACCGGCCTGCGAGCGCTCTTCGACAACTACGAGAATATCCATGTGGCCGGTGAAGTATCTACTGGCGAAGAAGCTGTGGACTTTGTCATGGCGAACGACGTGGATGTGGTGCTCTGCGACCTGCGTCTGGGCGCGGGCATGAACGGCGCGCAGACAACAGCCGTCATCCGCAAACTTCCCAAGGCGCCACAGGTGCTGATCCTGACAACTTTTGACAAGGATGCAGAGATCTTGGCGTGCATCGAAGCTGGCGCTTGCGGGTATCTGCTCAAAGACGTCAGCGCGCAGACCATCGTCGAGTCCCTTCGACAAGCCGCGGATGGGCACTTGGTGCTGGCTCCGGAAATGACATTGCGCGTGGTTGAAGGGATGCGCCGGCCCAAAGTCGAACTGACCGCGCGGGAAAGGGATGTCTTAGCGCAACTTGCCACCGGCGCAGCAAATAAGCAGATCGCCAAGACATTGTTTGTTTCTGAAGCAACGGTGAAAACGCATCTGGTTCACATCTTCGACAAGCTACAGGCAACCACTCGAACGGATGCGCTCAACAAGGCCAGGGACCACGGACTGCTCTGA
- a CDS encoding MMPL family transporter, whose amino-acid sequence MKVSVIPRVARSLTSGRGARIWIAAIIAVIAIVFGSLSSLEPPARSDSSIVNGSDSAHVQEILDENSTDSTTSALLVASKPDHSALSNQDKTALEGLAAGLSAGAHVTDGRLLISEDEQAAMLPVSWSTVSNEGDRQTLEDLRNWINGHPIQGLDLQVTGATAFAVDITGAFVGADFTLLAVTVGIVALLLILTYRSPVLWLLPLAIVAIADRSASLIANLIGNLWGLSFDSGVLSVLVFGAGTNYALLLISRYRDELRAEGDHRQALANAWISSFEAILTSNLTVVLALLTLGLAVMEDTRGLGIVCAAGLLIAAFFVLFLLPPVLAISGRKAFWPLVPRPGSVIKKQDFFGRAARMVMQRPGLNLAAMIALLLVLAGPLAGTRIGLPQVQQFRTATESSSAMEQLSAHFPAGEAQPITVLADPDQLDALGSQLAGVDDVKRVGPVREVGNSDWLQFSVVPAIDPDSSQAQDLVAELRTVAGKDGQVLIGGPTAQQLDSRQMHLRDLYVIAPLIMFICFAMLAWLTRSWRTALALGLVNLLSAAAAAGLGSLVSSLVFDATALDVQVPLLAFVFLVALGVDYTIFITHRVRQDVQNHELHAAIEQAASRTGSVITSAGLVLAGVFAALATLPLTVLGQLGLIVGLGVLLDTFVVRTLLLPALLHALGTSGRPLFGGISRDAKHASEPTTPKESEIHA is encoded by the coding sequence ATGAAAGTTTCAGTAATCCCTCGGGTTGCTCGGTCGCTCACGAGCGGTCGTGGCGCCCGAATCTGGATCGCAGCGATCATCGCTGTCATCGCTATAGTTTTTGGATCGCTCAGCAGTCTCGAACCTCCAGCCCGATCTGATAGCTCCATCGTCAACGGCTCCGATTCCGCTCACGTCCAAGAGATCCTGGACGAAAATAGCACCGATTCCACTACCTCTGCCCTGCTGGTCGCGTCGAAGCCTGATCATTCCGCACTCAGCAATCAGGACAAGACTGCATTAGAAGGGCTAGCTGCCGGACTCAGCGCAGGTGCCCACGTGACCGACGGCCGCCTGCTGATCAGCGAAGACGAGCAAGCAGCAATGCTCCCGGTTTCGTGGAGCACTGTCTCCAACGAGGGCGACCGGCAAACGCTTGAAGATCTCCGCAACTGGATCAACGGGCATCCGATCCAAGGCCTCGACCTGCAGGTCACTGGAGCCACGGCTTTCGCAGTGGACATCACTGGTGCATTCGTCGGCGCTGACTTCACCTTGCTGGCCGTCACCGTAGGGATCGTCGCTCTCCTGCTTATCTTGACCTACCGCTCGCCAGTACTGTGGCTACTGCCGCTAGCCATAGTTGCAATAGCCGACCGCAGCGCCTCGCTGATCGCCAATCTTATAGGAAATCTCTGGGGCTTGAGCTTCGACTCAGGCGTGCTCAGCGTCCTGGTTTTCGGTGCAGGAACCAATTACGCATTGCTGCTGATTTCGCGCTACCGTGACGAGCTACGCGCAGAAGGAGATCACCGCCAAGCACTGGCCAACGCCTGGATATCAAGTTTCGAAGCGATCCTGACATCCAATCTGACCGTCGTCCTGGCTCTGTTGACCCTGGGCCTGGCCGTCATGGAAGACACACGTGGTCTGGGGATCGTCTGTGCCGCCGGGCTGCTGATTGCGGCGTTCTTTGTGCTGTTCCTCTTACCGCCGGTGCTGGCCATAAGTGGTCGCAAGGCATTCTGGCCGCTCGTGCCCCGGCCAGGTTCAGTGATCAAAAAGCAGGACTTCTTCGGGCGCGCAGCACGAATGGTCATGCAACGGCCGGGGCTGAACCTAGCGGCCATGATAGCCCTCTTGCTGGTCCTCGCGGGCCCGCTGGCTGGCACTCGAATCGGATTGCCGCAGGTCCAGCAATTCCGAACCGCGACAGAATCCTCCAGCGCGATGGAGCAGCTGTCGGCCCACTTCCCCGCGGGTGAAGCGCAACCAATCACCGTCTTGGCTGACCCCGATCAATTGGATGCGCTAGGCAGCCAGCTGGCTGGGGTGGACGATGTGAAGCGTGTCGGGCCGGTCCGCGAGGTAGGCAACTCGGACTGGCTGCAGTTCTCAGTAGTTCCTGCTATTGATCCAGACTCGTCGCAGGCCCAAGATCTGGTCGCCGAGCTTCGAACGGTCGCTGGAAAAGATGGGCAAGTGCTCATCGGCGGGCCAACGGCGCAGCAGCTGGATTCGCGTCAAATGCACCTACGCGATTTATATGTCATTGCCCCATTGATCATGTTCATCTGTTTCGCCATGCTCGCCTGGCTCACTCGATCTTGGCGGACAGCTCTGGCGCTTGGCCTGGTGAATCTGCTCAGTGCTGCCGCGGCTGCTGGGCTCGGATCCCTCGTGTCCTCACTCGTCTTCGATGCCACAGCGCTAGATGTCCAAGTTCCATTACTTGCCTTCGTCTTCCTGGTGGCCTTGGGCGTGGACTACACGATCTTCATCACCCATCGAGTCCGACAAGACGTTCAAAACCACGAGCTGCACGCAGCCATCGAGCAAGCAGCTAGCCGCACCGGCTCGGTGATCACCAGTGCAGGTCTCGTACTGGCCGGGGTGTTCGCCGCGCTGGCCACGCTGCCACTGACCGTGTTGGGCCAGCTGGGATTGATTGTCGGGCTCGGCGTTCTCCTGGATACGTTCGTCGTTCGAACGTTACTGCTCCCCGCACTTCTTCACGCATTAGGGACATCAGGGCGACCGCTTTTCGGCGGGATATCTCGCGACGCCAAACATGCCTCGGAACCAACAACCCCTAAAGAAAGCGAAATCCATGCGTAA
- a CDS encoding DUF2871 domain-containing protein has translation MRKLVNFSFLYMILGVASGLFYREFTKINRFPEGQWTQLSVVHTHLLILGFIMLIVVLLLEKAFELSNHRKLFAWFMGTYNAGVILTAGMQLIHGIMTVLEIESSAMISGIAGLGHMSITAGMVLLFVMLHRTVGTRTGRVQMAGITEK, from the coding sequence ATGCGTAAGCTCGTCAACTTCTCCTTCCTCTATATGATCCTGGGAGTCGCTTCAGGACTGTTCTACCGGGAGTTCACCAAAATCAACCGATTCCCTGAGGGCCAGTGGACCCAGCTTTCAGTGGTGCACACGCATCTGCTGATCCTAGGATTCATCATGCTTATCGTAGTGCTGCTACTGGAAAAAGCGTTTGAACTAAGCAATCATCGAAAGCTCTTTGCGTGGTTCATGGGCACCTACAATGCCGGTGTCATTTTGACCGCAGGAATGCAACTCATCCATGGCATCATGACGGTGCTGGAGATTGAGTCATCAGCAATGATTTCCGGGATCGCCGGACTAGGCCACATGTCGATTACTGCAGGTATGGTCCTGCTCTTTGTCATGCTTCACCGCACCGTAGGCACTCGAACCGGCCGTGTGCAGATGGCGGGAATTACCGAGAAATAG
- a CDS encoding FAD-dependent oxidoreductase: MSEIIIPEHLASRALRVAIVGAGPAGIYAADLLGKSQPVASGELKLHVDLFDELPTPFGLIRYGVSPDHPRIKGIINALHKVLDNDWIDFYGNVGLGRDISLDELRARYDAVIISTGAQKDADLNIPGIDFEGSFGGADFVSWYDAHPDAEKNWDLSAKEVAVIGNGNVALDVARILSKHADQLLETEIPEHIYEQLNDSAVTDVHVFGRRGPAQVKFTPLELRELSHSKDVDIVLYPEDFEFDKASDEAMKTNNQTKTMVSTLTNWLIEQEEREEAPSASRRLHLHFLQSPVEVLGEDGKVAGLKVERNELDGNGGARGTGEYVEYPLQAIYRAVGYFGSAVDGIEYDGAKGVLPNDEGRVLDSAGTLVSGLYATGWIKRGPIGLIGHTKGDALETITHLLEDLTELAEPESSQQIAELLESRGIAFSDWDGWKTLDEREKELGAAAGTVSTRFGEITRDRVKVVEREAMMEFSRAKKLAESL; this comes from the coding sequence ATGAGTGAAATTATCATCCCTGAGCACCTGGCCTCCCGGGCACTGCGTGTAGCCATCGTTGGTGCCGGTCCTGCCGGTATCTACGCCGCCGACCTGCTGGGCAAGAGCCAGCCAGTTGCATCGGGGGAATTGAAACTGCACGTTGACCTCTTCGATGAGCTGCCGACTCCTTTCGGCCTGATCCGCTACGGCGTATCGCCGGACCACCCGCGCATCAAGGGCATTATCAACGCACTGCACAAGGTGCTTGACAACGACTGGATCGATTTCTATGGCAATGTCGGCCTCGGCCGGGACATCAGCCTTGATGAATTGCGAGCTCGCTACGACGCCGTGATCATCTCCACTGGCGCCCAGAAGGACGCTGACCTGAACATCCCGGGCATCGACTTCGAGGGCTCCTTCGGTGGCGCCGACTTCGTTTCCTGGTACGACGCCCACCCAGACGCAGAGAAGAACTGGGACCTGTCGGCCAAGGAAGTTGCAGTCATCGGCAACGGCAACGTCGCACTGGACGTCGCCCGCATCCTGTCCAAGCATGCGGATCAGCTGCTGGAAACCGAAATCCCTGAGCACATCTACGAGCAGCTGAACGACTCGGCCGTCACCGACGTCCACGTCTTCGGCCGCCGTGGACCAGCACAGGTGAAGTTCACTCCGTTGGAGCTGCGCGAGCTGTCGCACTCCAAGGACGTTGACATTGTGCTGTACCCGGAAGACTTCGAATTCGATAAGGCTTCCGACGAGGCCATGAAGACGAACAACCAGACCAAGACCATGGTTTCCACCCTGACCAACTGGCTCATCGAGCAGGAAGAACGCGAAGAAGCCCCGAGCGCCTCGCGCCGCCTGCACTTGCACTTCCTGCAGTCCCCGGTCGAAGTACTGGGCGAGGACGGCAAGGTCGCTGGCCTGAAGGTAGAACGCAACGAGTTGGATGGCAACGGCGGTGCCCGGGGCACCGGCGAATATGTCGAATACCCGCTGCAGGCCATCTACCGTGCCGTCGGCTACTTCGGCTCGGCCGTCGATGGCATCGAGTACGATGGGGCCAAGGGCGTTCTGCCCAATGACGAAGGACGCGTTCTTGATTCTGCAGGAACCCTCGTTTCAGGCCTCTACGCAACTGGCTGGATCAAGCGTGGCCCCATCGGGCTGATCGGCCACACCAAGGGTGACGCCCTGGAGACCATCACCCACCTGCTGGAAGACCTCACTGAGCTCGCTGAGCCAGAATCCTCGCAGCAGATTGCAGAACTGCTGGAAAGCCGCGGCATCGCCTTCTCCGACTGGGACGGCTGGAAGACCCTGGACGAACGGGAGAAGGAACTCGGCGCAGCCGCAGGCACCGTCTCCACCCGCTTCGGTGAGATCACCCGGGACCGTGTGAAGGTAGTCGAGCGCGAGGCCATGATGGAATTCTCCCGCGCAAAAAAATTGGCTGAGAGCCTGTAA
- the cobA gene encoding uroporphyrinogen-III C-methyltransferase codes for MAKGHITLIGGGPGDPELITVAGYKALLSADVVLADRLGPTALLADLSDDVLVINVGKSPGCHVKTQDETNELLVKYALEGKHVVRLKGGDPFVLGRGGEEMLYAAEYGIATRVIPGITSAISVPGAAGIPVTHRGIAAGFTVVSGHAELADVPVRADHTLAVLMGVSNLPQIVETLLTRGLPSSTPIAIVERGYSQTQRTTIGTLEEIVVRARKAAVANPAVIVIGDVVRLAPEASDQLVDLLPLENAEATEPASFVD; via the coding sequence ATGGCTAAAGGACACATCACCCTTATTGGTGGTGGCCCCGGTGATCCTGAACTGATTACCGTTGCAGGCTACAAAGCCCTTCTGTCCGCCGATGTGGTTTTGGCCGACCGGCTCGGTCCCACCGCGCTGCTGGCAGACCTGTCGGATGACGTGCTGGTGATCAACGTGGGCAAGTCTCCTGGCTGCCACGTGAAAACCCAGGACGAGACCAATGAACTTCTGGTCAAGTACGCGCTTGAAGGAAAACACGTTGTCCGGCTCAAGGGCGGAGATCCCTTCGTCCTGGGCCGCGGCGGAGAGGAAATGCTCTACGCCGCCGAGTATGGAATTGCCACTCGCGTGATCCCGGGAATCACCAGCGCGATTTCGGTTCCTGGAGCTGCTGGAATCCCGGTGACCCACCGTGGAATCGCTGCCGGATTCACCGTAGTGAGCGGACACGCTGAGCTGGCCGACGTGCCGGTTCGTGCCGATCACACCCTCGCGGTGCTGATGGGCGTATCAAATCTGCCACAAATTGTTGAGACATTGCTTACCCGAGGTTTACCGTCAAGTACTCCAATTGCGATAGTTGAGCGAGGTTACTCACAGACGCAGCGCACAACTATCGGTACGCTAGAAGAGATTGTAGTGCGCGCCCGCAAGGCCGCAGTGGCGAATCCGGCCGTCATCGTCATCGGTGATGTCGTTCGGCTAGCCCCGGAAGCCTCCGACCAACTGGTAGACCTCCTGCCGCTAGAGAACGCCGAAGCCACCGAGCCGGCCTCATTCGTTGACTAA
- a CDS encoding ABC transporter permease: protein MSSLTESRTRLKPVRAIKLRPNNRLDSWVAPLLTVVVLLSLWQIVSWASPLREDLFPGPLAVAAKLPQLLADGSLMSAVGNSLFRAVSGFAIAVIISTPLALLLAHQPLLRKGVGPLVSAMQVLPSIAWVPAAIILFGLSDATIYTVLLLGAIPSIINGLLSGIDMIPAQYKSLSKVLGASKWEHVLHIELPAAMPGYVAGLRQGWAFAWRSLMAAELIAVGGSLALGVGSLLQRGRDLADLPLVMLVILTILLVGVLIELVFFAPIERKLLRDRGMSRTGENNG from the coding sequence ATGAGCTCACTGACCGAATCCCGAACTAGGTTGAAACCCGTGCGCGCTATCAAGCTGCGCCCGAACAACCGGCTCGACTCATGGGTTGCCCCCTTGCTGACCGTGGTGGTGCTCCTGAGCTTGTGGCAGATCGTTTCCTGGGCCAGCCCGCTGCGGGAAGACCTTTTCCCCGGGCCATTGGCTGTCGCGGCGAAGCTTCCGCAATTGCTGGCAGATGGCTCGCTGATGTCGGCCGTGGGAAATTCGTTATTCCGCGCCGTGAGCGGATTCGCGATTGCCGTGATCATTTCCACCCCGTTGGCGTTGCTGCTGGCGCATCAGCCACTGCTGCGCAAAGGCGTGGGACCCCTGGTCTCGGCCATGCAGGTCCTGCCATCGATCGCCTGGGTTCCAGCGGCCATCATCCTGTTTGGACTGAGCGATGCAACCATCTACACGGTCCTGCTGCTCGGAGCCATCCCATCCATCATCAACGGCCTGCTGTCCGGCATCGACATGATCCCGGCGCAGTACAAATCGCTGTCCAAAGTGCTCGGCGCCTCCAAGTGGGAACACGTCCTGCACATTGAACTGCCCGCTGCCATGCCCGGGTATGTCGCGGGATTACGCCAGGGCTGGGCCTTTGCATGGCGTTCGCTGATGGCTGCCGAATTGATTGCGGTAGGCGGTTCCCTCGCATTGGGGGTTGGATCTCTGTTGCAGCGTGGCCGCGACCTGGCGGATCTGCCGTTGGTCATGCTGGTGATCCTGACTATTTTGCTGGTCGGCGTGCTGATCGAACTAGTATTTTTTGCTCCGATCGAACGCAAGCTGTTGCGTGATCGTGGAATGAGCCGAACTGGAGAAAACAATGGCTAA
- a CDS encoding ABC transporter ATP-binding protein produces the protein MGVLLSEVSLSYPGTGLVIDRISAEIEDGEFIAVLGASGCGKSSLLNMIAGLLAPSSGWLEVPKDGAAFMFQDANLLPWLTASENVDLALKLAGKPAAERQQRVEELLNLVQLGHATGKKPHELSGGMRQRVALARALAQDRQVLLMDEPFAALDAITRDMLHEQLRALWGQTGKTIIFVTHNVREAIRLSGRILVLSSHPGRILETRRITDDLRNNPTQAAALADELTTILRKEQRKHELTDRIPN, from the coding sequence ATGGGAGTACTACTGAGTGAAGTGTCCCTGAGCTATCCAGGCACGGGCTTGGTCATAGACCGCATCAGTGCAGAAATTGAAGACGGTGAGTTCATTGCCGTCTTGGGAGCCTCCGGTTGCGGCAAGTCGTCCTTGCTCAACATGATTGCCGGCCTCTTGGCACCGAGCTCCGGCTGGCTTGAGGTACCCAAGGATGGCGCCGCATTCATGTTCCAGGATGCCAACCTCCTGCCGTGGCTCACTGCCAGCGAGAATGTCGATTTGGCGCTCAAGCTGGCGGGCAAGCCAGCTGCGGAACGCCAGCAGCGCGTGGAAGAATTGCTCAACCTCGTACAGCTCGGGCATGCCACCGGCAAGAAGCCCCACGAGCTTTCCGGAGGCATGCGCCAGCGAGTCGCACTGGCGCGGGCCTTGGCTCAGGACCGGCAGGTGTTGCTGATGGACGAACCATTTGCAGCCTTGGACGCGATCACCCGAGACATGCTTCATGAGCAGTTGCGGGCCTTGTGGGGACAAACGGGCAAGACCATCATCTTTGTCACCCACAACGTCCGCGAGGCAATCCGCCTCTCAGGCCGCATCCTGGTGCTCTCTTCGCACCCAGGCCGCATTCTGGAGACCCGCCGGATCACCGACGATCTTCGCAATAACCCCACCCAGGCCGCCGCATTGGCCGATGAACTGACCACGATTCTCAGAAAGGAGCAACGGAAACATGAGCTCACTGACCGAATCCCGAACTAG